A genomic stretch from Penicillium digitatum chromosome 4, complete sequence includes:
- a CDS encoding 3,4-dihydroxy-2-butanone 4-phosphate synthase, RibB encodes MPSTSEIAHQFDSIEDTIAAFKNGEFIIVLDSQDRENEGDLIIAAESITAAQMAFLVRYTSGLICAPITPDLATRLALPQMVTENADPKCTAYTVTIDSSDDSVTTGISAEDRALTCRTLASPAAEIDSFRRPGHIIPLQARPGGVRERSGHTEAAVDFCKLAGKAPAGVIAELVEDGELVEGIAEIGGNNGMMRRDGCLRFGKKWGIKVCTIEDLVVYLNHVEGTGAATNGKH; translated from the exons ATGCCTTCAACCTCAGAAATCGCACACCAGTTCGACTCAATTGAAGATACGATTGCAGCATTTA AGAATGGCGAATTCATCATTGTCCTCGATTCGCAAGACCGCGAAAATGAAGGTGACTTAATCATCGCTGCCGAATCCATCACAGCCGCCCAGATGGCCTTTCTGGTGCGCTATACTAG TGGTTTGATATGCGCCCCGATCACCCCGGACCTTGCCACCCGCCTCGCGCTCCCACAAATGGTAACCGAGAACGCCGACCCGAAGTGCACGGCCTACACAGTCACAATCGACTCAAGCGACGACTCTGTAACGACAGGAATATCCGCCGAGGACCGCGCACTGACATGCCGCACGCTTGCCTCACCCGCCGCGGAGATCGACTCCTTCCGCCGGCCGGGCCACATCATCCCGCTGCAGGCGCGGCCTGGCGGCGTGCGCGAGCGATCAGGCCACACTGAGGCTGCGGTCGATTTTTGTAAACTCGCTGGTAAGGCGCCGGCTGGTGTCATTGCTGAGCTTGTTGAAGATGGCGAGCTTGTTGAGGGCATTGCGGAGATTGGGGGGAATAATGGTATGATGCGCCGGGATGGATGTTTGCGATTTGGAAAGAAGTGGGGTATTAAGGTGTGT